The following are from one region of the uncultured Hyphomonas sp. genome:
- a CDS encoding acetyl-CoA carboxylase carboxyltransferase subunit beta: MNWINKVTPPGLKTILTKRETPDDLWVKCPLSGELVYKTDLEENWHVTPAGAHLRISPRTRFRLLFDDERWEPIELPGVALDPLKFKDDKPYPARLKAAKSKIAAREKKETEGGGAPLLQDDCMVAAYGKIGGVPAVVLVQDFAFMGGSLGMAAGEGFITAAHMALARKAAFVVCTASGGARMQEGTLSLMQMPRTTLAINELAEAKLPYVVMLTDPTSGGVSASYAMLGDVHIAEPGAMIAFSGPRVIEQTIRESLPKGFQRSEFLREKGQVDIVVDRRKMKDTLSRVLSMLMPKSRRSSDSIPASLNPPKTHVSKSKGKSD; this comes from the coding sequence ATGAACTGGATCAACAAGGTCACCCCGCCGGGCCTGAAGACCATCCTGACCAAGCGTGAGACGCCGGATGATCTGTGGGTGAAATGCCCGCTCTCCGGTGAGCTGGTCTACAAGACCGACCTGGAAGAGAACTGGCATGTGACGCCGGCCGGTGCGCACCTGCGCATTTCGCCGCGCACGCGGTTCCGTCTCCTGTTCGATGATGAGCGCTGGGAGCCGATTGAGCTGCCGGGCGTGGCGCTGGATCCGCTGAAGTTCAAGGACGACAAGCCCTATCCGGCCCGGCTGAAAGCGGCCAAGTCGAAGATTGCGGCCCGCGAGAAGAAAGAGACCGAAGGCGGCGGTGCGCCGCTGCTGCAGGACGATTGCATGGTTGCGGCCTATGGCAAGATCGGCGGCGTTCCGGCGGTTGTACTGGTTCAGGACTTTGCTTTCATGGGCGGCTCGCTCGGCATGGCAGCCGGGGAGGGGTTCATTACCGCAGCCCATATGGCGCTCGCGCGCAAAGCGGCTTTCGTTGTCTGCACCGCATCCGGCGGGGCGCGCATGCAGGAAGGCACACTCAGCCTGATGCAGATGCCGCGTACGACGCTTGCCATTAATGAGCTGGCCGAAGCGAAACTGCCTTATGTCGTCATGCTGACCGATCCGACTTCGGGTGGCGTCTCGGCCTCCTACGCGATGCTGGGCGATGTCCATATCGCTGAGCCGGGGGCGATGATCGCGTTCTCCGGTCCGCGCGTGATTGAGCAGACCATTCGCGAAAGCCTGCCCAAAGGCTTCCAGCGGTCGGAATTCCTGCGTGAAAAAGGCCAGGTCGATATCGTTGTCGACCGGCGCAAGATGAAAGATACGCTGTCGCGCGTTCTGTCCATGCTGATGCCGAAGTCGCGGCGCTCCAGCGACAGCATACCGGCTTCTCTGAATCCGCCGAAAACGCACGTGTCCAAGTCCAAGGGCAAGTCTGATTGA
- a CDS encoding DUF2244 domain-containing protein — protein sequence MHNNLVAASDRLQVPQIGDRERRRDNAGEENGRIWLDAVITPNISLNNRVALTLAASLILPGSLICLATAWMGAWMVTPLVFLSEVALGVMILWHARTLGQYRQRVCLTDTSILIETRSRVGQPVERAELRPHWLRVDRVNNTGKGCDALILRAGPQRTEIGSVLSPPERASLADAVEAALQNRRRGQSLAA from the coding sequence ATGCACAACAATCTGGTCGCAGCCTCTGACAGGCTGCAGGTCCCACAGATCGGGGACCGTGAAAGACGCCGGGACAATGCCGGCGAAGAAAATGGACGGATCTGGCTGGATGCGGTCATCACGCCGAACATTTCGCTGAACAACCGGGTCGCGCTGACCCTTGCGGCGTCCCTGATCCTGCCGGGCAGCCTTATCTGCCTCGCGACCGCGTGGATGGGCGCCTGGATGGTCACGCCGCTGGTGTTCCTGTCAGAGGTCGCGCTTGGCGTGATGATCCTCTGGCATGCCCGGACTCTTGGCCAGTACAGGCAGCGCGTCTGCCTTACCGATACGTCTATCCTGATCGAAACCCGCAGCCGGGTCGGCCAGCCTGTCGAGCGGGCAGAGTTGCGGCCGCACTGGCTGCGCGTGGACCGTGTCAACAACACGGGCAAGGGGTGCGATGCCCTCATCCTGCGTGCCGGGCCGCAGCGCACCGAAATTGGCTCCGTTCTCTCTCCTCCTGAACGCGCTTCGCTGGCCGATGCCGTCGAAGCCGCTCTCCAGAATCGCCGCCGCGGCCAGTCGCTGGCTGCCTGA
- the trpA gene encoding tryptophan synthase subunit alpha, which translates to MPTERITAAFDRAKADKRAVLVSYLMAGDPDLETSYQALCALRDNGADIIELGAPFTDPMADGPAIQRAALRALAAKTKLTDVLALIARFRETDQTTPIIIMGYANPVHSMGYGAFAEAAHKAGVDGTIIVDLPPEEDGPLREEYAKYGLSVIRLATPTTHEARMKKVAEGASGFLYFVSVTGVTGAGSADPAAIAGNIDMARRVSGLPVCVGFGVKTGAQAAEMAKIADGVVVGSAFVEHAEAAHESGDLASAPQGMGTLAGELSKAIAGVAKP; encoded by the coding sequence ATGCCAACGGAACGTATTACCGCTGCCTTCGATCGCGCGAAGGCGGACAAGCGCGCAGTCCTTGTCTCTTATCTTATGGCCGGCGACCCGGACCTTGAGACGAGTTATCAGGCGCTCTGCGCCCTGCGCGACAATGGCGCGGACATTATCGAGCTGGGCGCGCCCTTTACCGATCCCATGGCCGATGGCCCGGCGATCCAGCGGGCAGCCCTGAGGGCGCTCGCTGCGAAAACGAAGCTGACCGACGTGCTGGCCCTGATCGCCCGGTTCCGCGAAACCGACCAGACGACGCCGATCATCATCATGGGCTATGCCAATCCGGTCCATTCCATGGGCTATGGCGCCTTTGCCGAAGCCGCCCACAAGGCCGGTGTTGACGGCACGATCATCGTGGACCTGCCGCCGGAAGAGGACGGCCCGCTGCGCGAAGAATACGCGAAATACGGCCTCTCCGTGATCCGCCTGGCGACGCCAACCACACATGAGGCGCGCATGAAGAAGGTCGCCGAAGGGGCCTCCGGATTCCTGTATTTCGTCTCCGTGACCGGCGTGACAGGGGCCGGAAGCGCCGATCCTGCAGCAATTGCTGGGAACATTGACATGGCCCGGCGCGTTTCAGGACTGCCGGTTTGTGTTGGCTTTGGTGTAAAAACCGGTGCACAGGCTGCGGAAATGGCTAAAATAGCCGATGGGGTTGTCGTAGGCAGTGCTTTCGTGGAGCATGCAGAGGCGGCTCACGAATCAGGGGATCTGGCCAGCGCGCCCCAGGGAATGGGGACTTTGGCCGGAGAACTGAGTAAAGCGATCGCAGGGGTCGCAAAGCCGTAG
- a CDS encoding TonB C-terminal domain-containing protein yields the protein MLRRIFTSSYMAGVALAALAHGGLLAGVFLLAPASASSFGAQEDTFTVTLVEDVAPDPVPEPDVAPMPEPETPSPSPVPEIVETPPEPAVQTVAEPAPPEGMVPSDDVPPAEPSSVDAGRDDATPAAEKPAALTLDPGPPVTTSETRSVKTQNPASTAAPGGEGQGKLDAYVHAVRSQLARHAPRGVRGAGDCQVEFRLSRAGEVVFVGLRTSSGSRLYDRRCLSSVTSAVPFPAAPDGAVKADLSFTIVMQQKR from the coding sequence GTGCTGAGGAGGATTTTCACCTCCAGCTATATGGCGGGCGTGGCTCTGGCCGCGCTCGCCCATGGCGGTTTGCTGGCAGGGGTGTTCCTGCTGGCGCCCGCCAGCGCGTCCAGTTTTGGTGCGCAGGAAGATACCTTTACCGTAACCCTGGTGGAAGATGTGGCGCCGGACCCTGTCCCCGAGCCGGACGTGGCGCCGATGCCGGAGCCAGAGACACCCAGCCCATCCCCGGTCCCTGAGATTGTCGAGACGCCGCCTGAGCCAGCCGTTCAGACGGTGGCAGAGCCGGCTCCGCCCGAAGGGATGGTTCCGTCAGATGATGTGCCGCCCGCCGAGCCTTCGTCGGTCGATGCCGGGCGCGATGATGCAACACCTGCTGCCGAAAAGCCTGCGGCGCTGACACTTGATCCGGGCCCTCCGGTTACAACGTCTGAAACCCGGTCCGTCAAAACGCAGAATCCTGCCAGCACAGCCGCCCCGGGCGGGGAGGGGCAGGGCAAGCTCGATGCCTATGTACATGCGGTGCGGTCGCAGCTTGCCCGGCATGCGCCGCGCGGCGTTCGCGGGGCCGGGGATTGCCAGGTCGAATTCCGCCTCTCCCGCGCCGGAGAAGTCGTCTTCGTTGGACTGCGGACAAGCAGTGGCAGCAGGCTGTATGACCGGCGATGCCTGTCCTCTGTCACCTCCGCAGTGCCATTCCCGGCCGCACCAGACGGGGCTGTCAAAGCAGATCTCAGCTTCACGATCGTGATGCAGCAGAAGCGCTGA
- a CDS encoding flavin reductase family protein has translation MKRIKLSRAFTLIEPGPVILVATHDGRKNNVMTITWTMVLDFSGRIAITTGPWNHSFQALRDTRECVIAIPTVDMIDTVIGIGTCSGADTEKFDKFDLSPAKAKHVSAPLLSKCLANIECRVDEIITPHGIVILESLAAYRDDTRQEQRTLHAVGDGTFIVDGRRIDRKTMMASKLPGGL, from the coding sequence ATGAAACGCATCAAACTCAGCCGGGCCTTCACCTTGATTGAACCCGGCCCCGTCATCCTCGTCGCGACGCATGATGGCCGCAAGAACAATGTGATGACCATCACCTGGACGATGGTGCTCGATTTTTCCGGCCGCATCGCCATCACGACCGGGCCGTGGAACCATTCCTTTCAGGCACTCCGCGATACGCGAGAATGTGTCATCGCCATTCCCACGGTCGACATGATTGACACGGTGATCGGCATCGGCACCTGTTCCGGCGCAGACACCGAAAAGTTCGACAAATTCGACCTCAGCCCGGCAAAGGCCAAACATGTCAGCGCCCCGCTTCTCAGCAAATGCCTTGCGAACATCGAGTGCCGCGTGGATGAGATCATCACGCCTCATGGCATCGTCATTCTCGAAAGCCTGGCGGCCTATAGAGATGACACGCGCCAGGAACAGCGCACCCTTCACGCCGTGGGCGACGGCACATTCATTGTCGATGGGCGGCGGATCGACCGGAAGACCATGATGGCGTCGAAGCTTCCCGGAGGGCTCTGA
- a CDS encoding TonB-dependent receptor has protein sequence MKHTLLGGTAATLLASAGIAMPAAAQTATELPPIEAQESNSVDGVSIAVDSTEVTGAGLEAGLANSSDSLQLISRVPGVSVQSNGGIASLPVLRGLADDRVGVLIDGQQSTNYCPNHMNPVTSYIDASRVERVVVTPTLSPVSMGGDNIAGIISIESRAPEFSNGGVEVFGEAGATYRSVSNGVGASLQANVAGENVSARYDASWNKADNYKSGSGDEVRSTLYQNYDQSLLLAARPAEDVLLWARISQQGVPYEGFANQRMDLTDNTSTSVQLHGEGPLGAGLLTAEASWRSVDHEMNFLSDKGGAATGGMPMITEGEDVSAKVSYDTPVAGVGQVRVGAEMFRASMDDYWPAVPGSMMMSPLDYVNINDGERNRTGVWAEWEAAPAPAWSTLLGIRYENVEMDTGEVQPYSWTGMMNMPDAMAAKAFNAADRAREDDNIDVTAKATWRPSDTLAVEFGAAQKTRSPNLYERYAWGRGSMSSSMTNMTGDGAGYVGNLDLKPEVARSLAATLDWSDGVENGRVLRVSGWATKVEDYIDADRIGSLKDGLPMLQFANHKAELYGLEATGAMPLWQTGYGDTRFTGTVSWAKGENKDTDDNLYNIIPLKGLFALENRKGVWTQALELELVDEKDDISAVRQELRTPGYVLVHLRAGGEVGRVRFAAAIENLLDQDYDLPLGGIAFGDYKYDGRTGPFHQVAGPGRSFNLSLNVAF, from the coding sequence ATGAAACACACACTCCTTGGCGGCACCGCCGCGACCCTTCTCGCCTCAGCGGGCATCGCGATGCCCGCCGCCGCACAAACAGCTACCGAACTGCCGCCGATCGAAGCGCAGGAAAGCAATTCTGTGGATGGGGTCAGCATTGCTGTCGACAGCACGGAAGTGACAGGGGCCGGCCTTGAGGCTGGCCTCGCCAACTCCTCGGATTCGCTTCAGCTGATCTCCCGGGTTCCTGGTGTTTCGGTCCAGTCGAATGGCGGCATTGCCTCGCTTCCGGTTCTGCGGGGGTTGGCAGATGACCGCGTGGGCGTGCTGATCGACGGCCAGCAATCCACCAATTACTGCCCGAACCATATGAACCCGGTGACGTCCTATATCGATGCGTCGCGTGTCGAGCGGGTGGTTGTGACGCCGACCCTGTCGCCGGTCAGCATGGGCGGCGACAATATTGCCGGGATTATCTCGATCGAGAGCCGGGCGCCGGAGTTTTCAAATGGCGGTGTCGAGGTCTTCGGTGAAGCCGGCGCGACCTACCGGAGCGTCTCGAACGGTGTCGGCGCGTCGCTTCAGGCGAATGTCGCGGGTGAGAACGTCAGCGCCCGTTACGACGCAAGCTGGAACAAGGCGGACAATTACAAGTCCGGATCCGGCGACGAAGTCCGCTCCACCCTCTACCAGAACTATGACCAGTCGCTGCTGCTCGCCGCCCGTCCTGCAGAGGATGTGCTGCTTTGGGCCCGTATCAGCCAGCAGGGCGTGCCGTATGAAGGCTTTGCCAACCAGCGCATGGATCTCACCGACAATACGAGCACCAGCGTGCAGCTGCATGGCGAAGGCCCGCTTGGTGCAGGCCTGCTGACGGCCGAAGCCTCCTGGCGCAGCGTCGATCACGAAATGAACTTCCTGTCCGACAAGGGCGGGGCGGCAACTGGCGGAATGCCGATGATCACCGAGGGCGAGGATGTCTCGGCCAAGGTCTCCTATGACACGCCGGTCGCAGGCGTCGGGCAGGTCCGGGTCGGGGCAGAGATGTTCCGCGCGTCGATGGATGATTACTGGCCTGCCGTGCCGGGCTCCATGATGATGTCGCCGCTGGATTATGTGAACATCAATGATGGCGAGCGGAACCGCACAGGCGTGTGGGCCGAATGGGAAGCTGCCCCGGCGCCCGCATGGTCAACCCTGTTGGGGATTCGCTATGAAAACGTCGAAATGGATACCGGAGAGGTGCAGCCCTATTCCTGGACCGGCATGATGAACATGCCTGACGCGATGGCGGCCAAAGCCTTCAACGCGGCGGATCGTGCCCGGGAAGATGACAATATCGATGTCACCGCGAAGGCGACATGGCGGCCGAGCGATACGCTGGCCGTCGAGTTCGGCGCCGCACAGAAAACCCGGTCTCCGAACCTTTATGAGCGGTACGCCTGGGGTAGAGGCTCCATGTCCAGCTCCATGACCAACATGACCGGTGATGGCGCCGGCTATGTCGGTAATCTCGATCTGAAACCGGAAGTCGCGCGCAGTCTGGCGGCGACGCTCGACTGGTCAGATGGCGTTGAGAACGGCCGTGTGCTGCGTGTTTCCGGCTGGGCCACAAAGGTCGAAGACTATATCGATGCTGACCGCATCGGCAGCCTGAAGGACGGCCTGCCAATGCTCCAGTTCGCCAATCACAAGGCAGAGCTGTACGGCCTCGAAGCCACCGGTGCGATGCCACTCTGGCAGACGGGGTATGGCGACACGCGCTTCACCGGAACGGTCAGCTGGGCGAAAGGAGAGAACAAAGACACCGACGACAATCTCTACAACATCATTCCCCTCAAAGGCCTGTTCGCGCTGGAAAACCGGAAAGGCGTCTGGACCCAGGCCCTCGAACTGGAACTGGTTGATGAGAAGGATGACATCAGCGCCGTGCGTCAGGAACTCCGCACGCCGGGCTATGTGCTGGTCCATCTGCGGGCAGGCGGGGAAGTCGGCCGGGTGCGCTTTGCCGCTGCGATCGAGAATTTGCTGGATCAGGACTATGACCTGCCACTGGGTGGGATTGCGTTCGGCGACTACAAATATGATGGCCGGACTGGTCCGTTCCATCAGGTCGCCGGTCCGGGCCGGTCGTTCAATCTCAGTCTGAACGTCGCCTTCTGA
- the mscL gene encoding large conductance mechanosensitive channel protein MscL, with translation MFKEFKEFAMKGNLVDMAVAFVMGGAFATLVSAFIQGVFLPLLSPIMGGLDFGSWNYEMVPATLGADGEVLKEAVVVKIGDFISAIISFTIVAFVMFLLIKGMNKMKKKEEAAPPPAPPRQEVLLEEIRNLLAKQSS, from the coding sequence ATGTTCAAGGAATTCAAAGAGTTCGCAATGAAGGGCAACCTCGTTGACATGGCGGTTGCCTTTGTCATGGGCGGCGCATTCGCGACACTGGTCAGCGCCTTCATCCAGGGGGTTTTCCTGCCCCTGCTCAGTCCGATCATGGGCGGCCTGGATTTCGGCAGCTGGAATTACGAGATGGTGCCCGCCACGCTCGGCGCAGACGGCGAAGTCCTCAAGGAGGCCGTCGTTGTGAAAATCGGAGATTTCATCTCCGCCATCATCTCCTTCACCATCGTCGCCTTCGTCATGTTCCTCCTCATCAAGGGCATGAACAAGATGAAGAAAAAGGAAGAAGCCGCTCCGCCGCCGGCCCCGCCGCGCCAGGAAGTGCTTCTGGAAGAAATCCGCAACCTGCTGGCAAAACAGTCCAGCTAG
- the trpB gene encoding tryptophan synthase subunit beta, with product MDVRNTWDQWPDLNGRFGEFGGRYVAETLMPLILELEAEYRRAQKDPAFKAEMDDLWAHYVGRPSPLYFAERLTEHFGGAKIYFKRDELNHTGAHKINNCLGQVLLARRMGKTRIIAETGAGQHGVATATICARFGLECVVFMGETDVERQKPNVFRMRLLGAKIVPVSSGTGTLKDAMNEALRDWVTNVDNTFYCIGTVAGPHPYPELVRDFQSIIGKEAREQILEREGRLPDVVMACIGGGSNAIGLFHPFLEDESVRMIGVEAAGHGIETGEHAAALNGGRPGILHGNRTYLLQTDDGQILDAHSISAGLDYPGIGPEHAFLRDTGRAEYLSTTDKEALEAFQLCTKLEGIIPALEPSHALARVGEVAQELGKDGLIVLNMCGRGDKDVFSVAKHLGVDM from the coding sequence ATGGACGTTAGAAATACCTGGGACCAGTGGCCGGACCTGAATGGCCGGTTCGGCGAGTTCGGCGGACGCTATGTCGCCGAAACGCTGATGCCGCTGATCCTGGAACTCGAAGCCGAATACCGCCGGGCGCAGAAAGACCCGGCTTTCAAGGCCGAGATGGACGACCTCTGGGCTCATTATGTCGGCCGCCCGTCGCCGCTCTATTTCGCAGAGCGGCTGACCGAGCATTTCGGCGGAGCGAAGATCTATTTCAAGCGTGACGAGCTGAACCATACCGGCGCGCACAAGATCAATAACTGCCTCGGCCAGGTGCTGCTGGCACGCCGCATGGGCAAGACGCGCATTATTGCCGAAACAGGCGCGGGCCAGCACGGCGTGGCGACGGCGACGATCTGCGCACGCTTCGGCCTCGAATGCGTCGTCTTCATGGGCGAGACGGATGTCGAGCGCCAGAAGCCCAACGTGTTCCGCATGCGCCTGCTGGGCGCGAAGATCGTACCGGTCTCCTCCGGAACCGGCACGCTGAAGGATGCGATGAACGAGGCTCTGCGCGACTGGGTCACGAACGTCGACAACACATTCTACTGCATCGGCACCGTGGCCGGACCTCATCCGTACCCGGAACTGGTGCGGGATTTCCAGTCGATCATTGGCAAGGAAGCCCGCGAACAGATCCTGGAGCGGGAAGGGCGCCTGCCGGATGTGGTCATGGCGTGCATCGGCGGCGGCTCCAACGCCATCGGCCTGTTCCACCCGTTCCTTGAGGACGAAAGTGTCCGCATGATCGGCGTCGAGGCTGCGGGCCATGGCATCGAGACGGGCGAGCATGCCGCGGCGCTGAACGGCGGACGCCCCGGCATCCTGCACGGCAACCGCACTTACCTGCTGCAAACCGATGACGGCCAGATCCTGGACGCGCATTCCATCTCTGCAGGGCTCGACTATCCGGGCATCGGGCCGGAACATGCCTTCCTCCGTGACACGGGCCGGGCCGAATACCTGTCGACAACAGACAAGGAAGCCCTTGAGGCGTTCCAGCTCTGCACGAAGCTCGAAGGCATCATTCCGGCACTTGAGCCGTCCCACGCGCTCGCCCGTGTCGGGGAAGTGGCGCAGGAACTGGGCAAGGATGGCCTGATCGTCCTCAATATGTGCGGCCGGGGCGACAAGGACGTGTTCTCCGTTGCCAAGCATCTGGGAGTGGACATGTGA
- the cutA gene encoding divalent-cation tolerance protein CutA produces MTDLLLIRITCPSQRVAEDIGDAAVEHKLAACANLEGPVSSTYRWKGVVEQAFEYILWLKAPKANWDRIEALVLTHHPYDVPAMVALPCLEAHAPYDAWVHENTEV; encoded by the coding sequence ATGACCGACCTTCTCCTCATCCGAATTACTTGCCCGTCGCAGCGTGTGGCCGAGGACATCGGCGATGCCGCCGTCGAGCACAAACTGGCCGCCTGCGCGAACCTCGAAGGCCCGGTGTCATCCACTTATCGCTGGAAAGGCGTGGTGGAGCAGGCGTTTGAATACATTCTCTGGCTCAAGGCGCCGAAAGCGAACTGGGACCGGATCGAGGCGCTCGTCCTCACCCACCACCCTTATGATGTCCCCGCCATGGTGGCGTTGCCCTGTCTTGAGGCACACGCGCCCTATGATGCCTGGGTCCACGAAAACACGGAAGTCTGA
- a CDS encoding folylpolyglutamate synthase/dihydrofolate synthase family protein: protein MSGDSAALAAALKRFEGLYPEVIHLSLGRVEAALEALGRPQDRLPPVIHVAGTNGKGSTSAFMRAMAEAAGLKVHVFTSPHLVRFNERIRLAGEMVDDDRLIDWLTRTYEATRGKEITHFEATTAAALLAFSEVPADLLILEVGLGGRYDATNMIDHPALCVITPVDFDHKAFLGSDIRKIAGEKAGIIRPGRPVLSAIQRKVCDDVITAEAALKGAPLYKLKAHYIDAMPDHIGLIGEHQRANAALAAMAMQLFGNSTRIPQEAIFEGARTATWPARMQRLKDGPLTARVPGTEVWLDGGHNPHAARAIVRHLAKQEGKTVLVSAMLASKDATGFFLPFRSLRPRVFTVPNAPGHRAAGPDELAEAANTAGLDAIACDSLEAGLKAAAATGADRILICGSLYLAGEVLSKNGEEPV from the coding sequence TTGAGCGGAGACAGTGCGGCCCTTGCCGCAGCGCTGAAGCGTTTCGAAGGGCTCTATCCTGAAGTCATTCACCTGTCGTTGGGACGGGTCGAGGCTGCTTTGGAGGCGCTCGGCCGTCCGCAGGACCGGCTGCCGCCTGTCATTCATGTGGCGGGCACGAACGGGAAGGGGTCCACCTCCGCCTTCATGCGCGCCATGGCCGAAGCGGCCGGCCTCAAGGTCCATGTCTTCACCAGTCCGCACCTTGTCCGGTTCAATGAGCGTATCCGGCTGGCAGGTGAGATGGTTGACGATGACCGCCTGATCGACTGGCTGACGCGCACCTATGAGGCCACGCGGGGCAAGGAAATCACCCATTTCGAGGCGACGACCGCGGCGGCGCTGCTAGCCTTTTCTGAAGTGCCGGCGGACCTTCTGATCCTCGAAGTGGGCCTCGGCGGACGGTATGATGCGACCAATATGATTGACCATCCGGCGCTGTGCGTGATCACGCCGGTGGATTTCGATCACAAGGCATTTCTCGGGTCCGACATCCGCAAGATCGCAGGTGAGAAAGCGGGGATTATCCGGCCGGGACGCCCGGTGCTCAGCGCCATCCAGCGCAAGGTCTGCGATGATGTCATCACGGCCGAAGCGGCCCTGAAGGGGGCACCGCTCTACAAGCTAAAGGCGCACTATATCGATGCCATGCCGGATCATATCGGACTTATAGGTGAGCATCAGCGGGCCAATGCGGCACTTGCGGCGATGGCCATGCAGCTGTTTGGCAATTCCACCCGCATTCCGCAGGAGGCCATCTTCGAAGGCGCGCGTACCGCGACCTGGCCCGCCCGGATGCAGCGTCTGAAAGATGGCCCGCTTACGGCGCGCGTGCCCGGCACCGAAGTCTGGCTGGATGGCGGGCACAACCCGCATGCGGCCCGGGCCATTGTCCGCCACCTGGCAAAGCAGGAGGGCAAGACGGTGCTGGTCTCGGCGATGCTGGCTTCGAAGGATGCGACCGGGTTCTTCCTGCCGTTCCGCTCATTGCGTCCACGGGTCTTCACCGTGCCGAACGCGCCGGGCCACCGGGCCGCGGGGCCGGATGAGCTGGCCGAAGCGGCCAACACGGCCGGACTGGACGCCATTGCATGTGACAGCCTGGAAGCGGGGCTGAAAGCGGCCGCCGCTACGGGCGCAGACCGGATCCTGATCTGCGGATCGCTGTACCTCGCCGGAGAAGTTCTCTCGAAAAACGGGGAAGAGCCGGTCTAG
- a CDS encoding DUF2946 family protein: MSLFSAFALMAMIVRGLVPAGYMLAAADTPGEFVSVVICHGDGTNGTQALLDLQNGKIVDPEEMPGQTDDGKNQACPYAMSAHFTPVDVSGKLAEPVEAHARFLTQFDYIAPGRGLAAPPPPARGPPLTI, encoded by the coding sequence ATGTCGCTGTTCAGCGCTTTCGCGCTGATGGCCATGATTGTGCGCGGCCTGGTTCCGGCCGGTTACATGCTGGCAGCTGCAGATACGCCGGGAGAATTCGTCAGCGTCGTCATCTGCCATGGTGATGGCACGAATGGCACGCAGGCCCTGCTGGACCTGCAGAACGGCAAAATCGTCGACCCGGAAGAGATGCCGGGCCAGACCGACGACGGCAAGAACCAGGCCTGCCCCTATGCCATGTCGGCACATTTCACGCCGGTAGACGTATCCGGAAAGCTGGCGGAACCTGTCGAAGCGCATGCCCGTTTCCTCACGCAGTTTGACTATATCGCGCCCGGCCGCGGCCTTGCGGCCCCACCGCCGCCCGCCCGCGGGCCGCCTCTGACCATCTGA
- a CDS encoding phosphoribosylanthranilate isomerase, which yields MTRVKICGLKDPDLVRLCAAEGADWVGFVFVEASPRYVTPEAAETLLLGVGRAAPVALIADADDALIDRVAGTGIRVLQLHGRETPERVAEIRARTGCEVWKAFGVETADDLTGAGAYTAADRLLIDAKPPKDADRTGGHGQAFDWNILKGWTAPKPWILAGGLTPENVAGAIAATGAPAVDVSSGVERLRGLKDKELVRAFLRAAKEV from the coding sequence ATGACTCGTGTAAAGATCTGCGGCCTCAAGGATCCGGACCTCGTACGCCTCTGCGCAGCGGAGGGGGCGGACTGGGTCGGCTTTGTCTTTGTTGAGGCGAGCCCGCGCTACGTGACGCCCGAAGCGGCGGAGACTCTCCTGCTGGGCGTTGGACGCGCAGCGCCGGTGGCTTTGATCGCGGATGCCGACGACGCGCTGATCGACCGTGTGGCCGGGACCGGTATTCGCGTGCTTCAGCTGCATGGGCGCGAGACCCCGGAACGCGTGGCCGAAATCCGCGCGCGTACCGGATGTGAGGTCTGGAAAGCCTTCGGCGTTGAAACGGCGGACGACCTGACCGGGGCAGGGGCCTACACCGCCGCCGACCGTCTGCTCATCGATGCAAAGCCCCCGAAAGATGCCGACCGGACGGGCGGGCATGGCCAGGCCTTCGACTGGAACATCCTGAAAGGCTGGACCGCGCCGAAACCCTGGATCCTGGCCGGGGGGCTGACACCGGAGAATGTGGCCGGTGCCATCGCTGCGACAGGAGCACCGGCGGTTGACGTCTCCTCTGGCGTGGAGCGCCTGCGGGGGCTAAAGGACAAGGAGCTGGTGCGGGCGTTTCTCCGCGCTGCCAAAGAGGTCTGA
- a CDS encoding integration host factor subunit beta: protein MLKSELIAKLATEYAHLRQEDLEKVVNVILDEIAAALARGDRVELRGFGAFSVRERDSRKGRNPRTGEPVEVPAKSVPFFKAGKELRARVNGGEDPEAR, encoded by the coding sequence ATGCTGAAGTCAGAACTTATCGCAAAACTCGCGACGGAATACGCACACCTGCGCCAGGAAGATCTGGAAAAGGTCGTGAATGTCATCCTGGACGAGATCGCCGCCGCGCTCGCCCGCGGTGACCGTGTCGAGCTGCGCGGCTTTGGCGCGTTTTCTGTCCGCGAACGCGATTCCCGCAAGGGGCGCAACCCGCGCACAGGCGAGCCGGTCGAAGTGCCGGCGAAATCCGTTCCATTCTTCAAGGCCGGCAAGGAATTGCGTGCCCGCGTGAATGGCGGCGAGGATCCGGAAGCCCGTTAG